A genomic stretch from Chiloscyllium punctatum isolate Juve2018m chromosome 40, sChiPun1.3, whole genome shotgun sequence includes:
- the LOC140464681 gene encoding small ubiquitin-related modifier 3-like has protein sequence MAEDKAKGENVKSEGNDHRNDHINLKVAGQDGSVVQFKIKKQTPLSKLMKAYCERQGLQIRQIRFRFDGQPINETDTPAMLEMEDEDTIDVFQQQTGGTC, from the exons atggcggaggACAAAGCtaagggg GAAAATGTGAAAAGTGAAGGGAATGACCACAGGAATGACCATATTAACCTGAAAGTGGCTGGACAAGATGGTTCAGTCGTACAGTTTAAGATAAAGAAGCAAACACCACTGAGCAAACTGATGAAAGCGTATTGTGAGAGACAG GGCTtgcagatcagacagatcaggttTCGTTTCGATGGGCAGCCAATAAATGAAACTGATACACCAGCTATG TTGGAAATGGAAGATGAAGACACCATTGATGTATTCCAGCAGCAGACGGGAGGAACCTGCTAA